One stretch of Oncorhynchus masou masou isolate Uvic2021 chromosome 9, UVic_Omas_1.1, whole genome shotgun sequence DNA includes these proteins:
- the LOC135545251 gene encoding E3 ubiquitin-protein ligase TRIM47-like, which produces MFPQLPVISPRLCPQHQRPLDLYYHDDKECLCDQCCRDGHKGHRVVKPQEEWKGRWRELVPMQAETPRRIQEMEKELKEFPLTAQLHKLCPGPTEGGCGALL; this is translated from the exons ATGTTCCCCCAACTGCCCGTCATCAGCCCCAGGCTTTGCCCTCAACACCAGCGGCCCCTAGATCTCTACTACCATGATGATAAGGAGTGTTTGTGTGACCAGTGTTGTCGTGATGGACACAAGGGCCACCGTGTGGTTAAGCCGCAAGAGGAGTGGAAGGGGAGATGG AGGGAGCTAGTTCCAATGCAGGCCGAGACACCAAGGAGGATccaagagatggagaaggagctCAAGGAGTTCCCACTAACTGCCCAGCTCCACAAA CTCTGTCCAGGCCCTACAGAAGGAGGGTGTGGAGCTCTTCTCTGA
- the LOC135546223 gene encoding uncharacterized protein LOC135546223 — translation MFRSPQILALTCPVRTLLLLSVRDPRVPALPEHACQRGNGPKAGRSLCQGDGGEEAVPLSSAISSHLVSRSTSGCESCLLNTAPQHPLQKATPPNQPQLSQDSSFVSLKHTPRLPVIVACDPCKTTSLEHLDNSKATECSSDRKCLLQRRQTDNGSQCLSAEVKVNITFSVKSNSYSPVQSGKIHKNIFHRLLVSTPKQWTVDPQRLLSLQSQGLHQSAASSPEGALRECLSLVNEARCRQSLEPNVALYEKDVRGERGPSEAQWKSASVLVSLCSVEGEPAFLFTLRSTALKGRHKGDVSFAGGKRDPSDKDVVDTALREACEELGITVATNQVWGVLKPIRDMSGMMIAPVLANLGPLEALSFKPNPAEVEEIFTLSLSHVCSPQNQGYTHFRTGERYGYTLPVFRNGKHRVWGLTAVALEHTLKLITPP, via the exons ATGTTCAGGAGTCCACAAATTCTGGCCTTGACATGCCCTGTCAGAACCctgctgctgctgtctgtcagagACCCCCGCGTGCCTGCCCTACCTGAACACGCCTGTCAGAGGGGGAATGGACCCAAAGCAGGGAGAAGTCTCTGtcagggggatggaggggaggaggcagtGCCCCTCTCTTCAGCCATCTCTTCACACCTTGTTAGCAGAAGCACCTCTGGTTGTGAAAGCTGTCTCCTTAACACCGCACCTCAACACCCCTTACAAAAAGCCACCCCTCCCAACCAACCTCAATTGTCTCAGGACTCTAGCTTTGTCTCTTTGAAACATACACCACGACTGCCGGTGATAGTAGCATGTGACCCTTGTAAAACCACTTCATTGGAACATTTGGACAATTCCAAAGCCACGGAATGTTCTAGTGACCGTAAGTGCCTTCTACAAAGGAGGCAAACTGACAATGGTAGCCAATGTTTGTCTGCTGAGGTGAAGGTCAACATCACATTCAGTGTTAAAAGTAATAGTTACAGTCCTGTTCAAAGTGGCAAGATTCACAAGAACATTTTTCACAGACTGCTTGTGTCCACACCCAAACAGTGGACTGTGGATCCCCAGCGACTCCTTTCACTCCAGAGCCAAGGCCTGCACCAGTCTGCTGCCTCCAGCCCTGAGGGTGCCCTGAGGGAGTGCCTTTCGCTGGTGAACGAGGCGCGCTGCCGGCAGAGCCTGGAGCCTAATGTGGCTCTGTATGAGAAAGACGTCCGGGGGGAAAGGGGGCCCAGTGAGGCCCAGTGGAAGTCGGCGTCTGTGCTGGTCTCTCTTTGCTCTGTGGAGGGAGAGCCCGCCTTCCTGTTCACCCTCAGATCCACAGCACTGAAGGGCAGACACAAGGGCGACGTCAG TTTTGCAGGAGGCAAGCGTGACCCCTCGGACAAGGACGTTGTAGACACCGCCCTGAGAGAAGCTTGTGAGGAACTGGGCATCACTGTGGCAACAAACCAAGTGTGGGGCGTGCTGAAACCAATCCGGGATATG TCTGGAATGATGATAGCCCCTGTACTGGCCAACCTCGGCCCCCTGGAGGCGCTGTCGTTCAAGCCAAATCCTGCCGAG gTAGAAGAGATTTTCACCCTGTCGCTCTCCCACGTATGCAGTCCCCAGAATCAGGGATACACCCACTTCCGTACCGGTGAGCGCTACGGGTACACCCTGCCCGTGTTCCGCAACGGGAAGCACCGCGTGTGGGGCCTCACTGCCGTGGCCCTTGAACACACGCTCAAACTCATCACGCCGCCATGA